A single region of the bacterium genome encodes:
- a CDS encoding efflux RND transporter periplasmic adaptor subunit: MSKKKKILIGAGLAIVITAVVVFNLANKKENLIEVQTEKVKRGDVIKTVSASGKIQPVTDIKISSNVSAKITKMTVKEGDRVQRGQLLVSLDRTVYEASVNQSKAELMRAKSQVISAEASLLKAKQDYDRIKGLHDKKLAADSELQSAEAGLSTSRSAVESAQSQVQAAQADLDRNLDNLSKTEIFSPIAGTVSKLNKEVGEIALGSQFSQDVIMVVANLAEMEARVNVDENDVVSVSLNDSAVIEVDALNDQKLHGRVTEIANTANVISAGTQEEKTEFEVKIALSDNIPTLRPGMSTTSDVTTDVKTNVLSVPIQCVTVRLPEKLKHKEGVEKDVAIANDTASEFKPNKDGVVEVVFVIENGTSVAKAVKTGIQSESHIEILEGLKEGDEVVIGNYRAISKLLENGSKVKVDNEKKMAKGGQDEERDGN, encoded by the coding sequence ATGTCCAAGAAGAAAAAAATACTCATCGGCGCCGGATTGGCAATTGTGATCACGGCCGTCGTCGTATTTAATCTGGCGAATAAAAAAGAAAACTTGATCGAGGTTCAGACGGAAAAAGTAAAACGCGGCGACGTGATCAAAACGGTCAGCGCGTCCGGGAAAATTCAGCCCGTGACGGATATTAAGATCAGTTCCAATGTCAGCGCAAAAATCACGAAAATGACCGTCAAAGAAGGGGACCGTGTTCAACGCGGGCAATTATTGGTTTCTCTTGATCGAACAGTATATGAAGCCTCAGTAAATCAGTCCAAAGCGGAACTCATGCGCGCCAAATCGCAGGTGATTTCTGCGGAGGCAAGTTTGCTTAAAGCTAAACAGGATTATGATCGAATCAAGGGCTTACATGACAAGAAACTTGCTGCCGATTCTGAACTGCAATCGGCCGAGGCGGGACTTTCAACGAGCCGGTCGGCTGTAGAATCTGCCCAAAGCCAGGTTCAAGCTGCGCAGGCCGATCTGGATCGAAACTTGGATAACCTGAGTAAAACAGAGATTTTTTCTCCTATTGCCGGTACGGTGAGTAAATTAAATAAAGAAGTTGGTGAAATTGCATTAGGGTCACAATTTTCTCAGGATGTGATCATGGTTGTTGCCAATTTAGCAGAAATGGAAGCGCGTGTCAATGTGGATGAAAACGATGTGGTATCCGTCAGTTTAAATGATTCGGCTGTCATCGAAGTCGATGCGCTTAACGATCAAAAACTGCACGGCCGTGTAACGGAAATTGCCAATACGGCCAATGTCATTTCAGCGGGCACACAGGAAGAAAAAACTGAATTTGAAGTGAAGATCGCTTTATCGGACAATATACCGACATTAAGACCGGGAATGTCCACGACGTCCGACGTTACAACGGATGTGAAAACCAACGTGCTGAGCGTTCCGATCCAATGCGTTACCGTACGGTTACCTGAAAAATTAAAACACAAAGAAGGTGTTGAAAAGGACGTAGCTATTGCCAACGATACGGCGAGTGAATTCAAGCCAAATAAAGACGGCGTCGTTGAAGTTGTTTTCGTCATTGAAAACGGAACCTCAGTAGCCAAAGCGGTAAAGACCGGAATTCAAAGCGAATCGCATATCGAAATCCTTGAAGGCCTTAAAGAGGGTGATGAGGTGGTTATAGGAAATTACCGCGCCATAAGTAAATTGCTCGAGAACGGATCCAAAGTAAAAGTTGATAACGAGAAGAAGATGGCCAAAGGCGGACAAGATGAAGAACGTGACGGGAATTAA
- a CDS encoding TolC family protein: MKKWTLLAMILSASTTISAQEKRAIDIDEAVKIAMQNNIQVITAQNSYNATVANVLPKTWGNALPTVDLNGRYSLSDQSSPFFTTSGVKNSSESYSYNVTANYVLFDGFKKFVDISQAKTDEKSARYDFEQAKQEVTLQIYQSYVNVLKNQQLLKISEENLKRSEEQLKRLEERNKLGAQILSDVYKQRVQVGSDKLSVNKAKNNLNTSKASLNSLIGIDVRTEITLVELPFDPNAELLKVEFDDAYENALEQRKDYLASTKKVESAQGSLKASKSGYFPVVSAFATYQWNDGFVPKTYKSYTMNDRSSIGINLQIPIFSGFQTNAGVIRANESVQTAKSNLETTKRKVALDIKIALLNMQTSFENVKLSEENVKSAKEDLRLATERYNLGAGTVLDQITANTGYSTAEANYTQSIYDFIYARQQYLLAVGMLSN; the protein is encoded by the coding sequence ATGAAAAAATGGACATTATTGGCGATGATTTTGTCGGCGTCAACCACGATAAGCGCTCAGGAAAAAAGGGCAATTGATATTGATGAAGCGGTTAAAATTGCCATGCAAAATAATATTCAGGTCATCACGGCGCAAAACTCTTACAACGCTACTGTTGCAAACGTTTTACCAAAAACGTGGGGCAACGCATTGCCTACGGTGGACCTGAATGGCAGATATTCCTTGTCAGACCAGTCTAGTCCTTTTTTTACAACCTCAGGAGTCAAAAATAGCTCTGAGAGTTATTCATATAATGTAACGGCTAATTACGTCTTGTTCGACGGTTTTAAGAAATTTGTAGATATATCGCAAGCAAAAACGGACGAAAAGTCTGCACGATACGATTTTGAACAAGCAAAACAAGAGGTAACTCTTCAGATATACCAATCCTATGTAAATGTTTTGAAAAATCAGCAGCTTTTGAAGATCAGTGAAGAGAATCTTAAGAGGAGCGAAGAACAACTTAAGAGACTTGAAGAACGTAATAAACTTGGCGCTCAGATATTATCCGATGTGTACAAACAACGAGTTCAGGTTGGGTCTGATAAGTTATCAGTCAACAAGGCCAAGAACAATTTAAATACGTCAAAAGCCAGTTTGAATAGTTTGATTGGCATCGACGTGCGCACTGAAATCACCTTAGTCGAACTTCCGTTTGATCCAAATGCGGAATTGTTGAAGGTTGAGTTTGACGACGCATATGAGAATGCACTCGAACAACGAAAAGATTATTTAGCATCCACAAAAAAAGTTGAAAGCGCCCAGGGTTCTCTAAAAGCCTCTAAAAGTGGTTATTTCCCGGTTGTAAGCGCGTTTGCAACCTATCAATGGAATGATGGTTTTGTACCAAAAACATATAAATCCTATACGATGAACGACCGCAGCAGTATTGGAATTAATCTACAAATTCCTATTTTCTCAGGATTTCAAACCAATGCTGGTGTCATAAGGGCCAATGAAAGCGTTCAGACTGCCAAAAGCAATTTAGAAACCACAAAACGTAAAGTTGCGCTCGATATTAAAATTGCGTTGTTAAATATGCAAACGTCGTTTGAAAATGTGAAGTTATCGGAAGAAAACGTAAAGTCGGCTAAGGAAGATCTTCGCCTGGCTACAGAACGTTATAATCTTGGCGCAGGAACCGTTTTGGATCAGATCACGGCAAATACGGGATATTCGACAGCAGAAGCAAATTATACGCAGTCGATCTACGATTTTATTTACGCTCGTCAGCAGTATTTGCTGGCAGTAGGAATGTTGAGTAACTAA
- a CDS encoding YIP1 family protein, protein MESNQTEPVAEMNVFSRIINLFVTPSKTFEALIVKPDWVTPLILFFLMFIATSILLKEVIQAEQAVATKESIMKNTQIPDSQKQESADQAISMMKKFWAVGIGVGFIVVLAFYLLGGLALHIGGKNIMKGEGSYLQALSIFGYSGLVDILAGIIKVPLMMANQTMRVDTGLGMLIATDQTRTPLYIFLSKFDLFTFWQLAILIIGLSMLYKFSRGKTAALVIGLWLIWVLLSVGFTALGTSMGG, encoded by the coding sequence ATGGAATCAAATCAAACAGAGCCTGTCGCTGAGATGAACGTATTCAGTAGAATTATTAATTTGTTCGTAACGCCATCTAAAACGTTCGAAGCGCTAATTGTAAAACCCGATTGGGTGACCCCCTTAATTTTGTTTTTCTTAATGTTCATTGCGACGAGCATCTTGTTAAAAGAGGTAATACAAGCAGAACAGGCCGTTGCAACAAAAGAATCCATCATGAAGAACACTCAAATTCCTGATAGTCAAAAGCAGGAAAGCGCAGATCAGGCAATTTCCATGATGAAAAAATTCTGGGCCGTTGGGATCGGCGTAGGATTCATTGTCGTTCTGGCGTTCTATTTATTGGGGGGCCTGGCTCTTCATATTGGAGGGAAAAATATAATGAAAGGCGAAGGATCTTATCTCCAGGCCCTATCGATCTTTGGCTACAGCGGGTTGGTAGACATATTGGCAGGCATCATCAAAGTGCCTTTAATGATGGCCAACCAGACGATGCGGGTTGATACCGGTTTAGGAATGCTGATTGCTACGGATCAGACGCGAACGCCGCTATATATTTTTTTGAGCAAGTTTGATTTGTTTACTTTTTGGCAATTGGCCATACTCATCATAGGTCTGTCGATGTTATATAAGTTTTCCAGAGGCAAAACGGCTGCTTTGGTTATCGGATTATGGCTAATATGGGTTTTACTCAGTGTCGGTTTTACAGCGCTAGGCACAAGTATGGGAGGATAA
- a CDS encoding zinc-binding dehydrogenase — protein sequence MKAVVLRDIGNLEKLSYEDVEFPLVKSGEAVVCLKAAALNHRDWWIVQGLYAKIKVPVILGSDGAGEVVSVGDPKDEVLIGQRVVIHPSLSWGDNARAQGKDFRILGMPDNGTLAEYVIVPVSNIFEKPEYLTDEEAAVLPLGGLTAYRALFVQGKLQKNEVVLITGIGGGVATLAMQMALAYGVKVMATSGHEEKIQRAIKAGIAFGSNYNDEDSFKKLTAAAETYGGIDLIIDSAGGKGFGDLLALIKPGGRIVNFGATAGNPESLDLRKMFWKQITLQGSTMGTSEDFKNMIAFFRSHEIKPVIDKVFSLKDFAHAFQRMKDGIQFGKIILKP from the coding sequence ATGAAAGCGGTAGTTCTGCGAGATATTGGCAACCTCGAGAAATTGTCGTACGAAGATGTTGAGTTTCCGCTTGTTAAATCAGGCGAAGCCGTGGTTTGCCTCAAAGCCGCAGCTCTCAATCACAGGGATTGGTGGATCGTACAGGGGCTTTACGCCAAAATAAAAGTTCCGGTCATCTTAGGTTCGGACGGCGCCGGGGAAGTTGTAAGTGTTGGCGATCCAAAGGACGAAGTTCTTATTGGCCAACGGGTCGTTATTCATCCGAGCTTAAGTTGGGGCGATAATGCGCGTGCACAGGGGAAAGATTTTAGAATTTTGGGTATGCCGGATAACGGGACTCTGGCGGAATATGTGATCGTTCCGGTAAGCAATATTTTTGAAAAGCCAGAATATTTAACCGACGAAGAAGCTGCTGTGCTGCCATTGGGAGGCTTGACCGCATATCGCGCACTGTTTGTACAGGGAAAGCTGCAAAAAAATGAGGTTGTTCTCATAACAGGAATTGGAGGAGGAGTCGCCACACTGGCCATGCAGATGGCTTTAGCTTACGGAGTAAAAGTAATGGCCACATCGGGTCATGAAGAAAAAATTCAACGTGCGATAAAAGCAGGAATAGCATTTGGAAGCAATTATAACGATGAAGACTCCTTCAAAAAACTAACGGCGGCGGCAGAGACTTACGGCGGGATTGATCTTATAATTGACAGTGCGGGCGGTAAAGGCTTTGGAGATTTATTGGCGCTCATAAAGCCGGGTGGCCGGATTGTCAATTTCGGTGCGACGGCAGGAAACCCTGAGTCGCTCGATTTAAGAAAAATGTTCTGGAAACAAATTACACTTCAAGGTTCTACTATGGGAACAAGTGAGGATTTTAAAAATATGATCGCATTCTTCCGGTCGCATGAGATCAAACCGGTTATTGATAAAGTTTTCTCGTTGAAGGACTTTGCACACGCATTCCAACGCATGAAAGATGGAATTCAATTTGGAAAAATCATACTGAAACCCTAA
- a CDS encoding BrxA/BrxB family bacilliredoxin yields the protein MVSPMRQELTRIGFKELKNTAEVEEDIKNKKGTTLVVVNSVCGCAAGMARPGVALSLNNLVIPDHLTTVFAGQDIEAVAKVRSMIPEIPPSSPSVLLFKDGKLLWALQRFEIEGHTASDVAGKLTAAYEAYCSKETVTT from the coding sequence ATGGTATCACCGATGCGACAGGAATTGACGCGAATCGGGTTTAAGGAACTGAAAAATACTGCAGAGGTCGAGGAAGACATCAAGAACAAAAAAGGGACGACCTTAGTTGTTGTTAATTCAGTTTGCGGATGTGCCGCGGGAATGGCTCGCCCGGGAGTTGCATTATCATTAAATAATTTAGTTATACCGGATCATCTGACGACTGTATTCGCCGGGCAGGATATAGAAGCCGTTGCCAAAGTTCGTAGCATGATACCGGAAATTCCTCCTTCATCACCTTCTGTTCTGTTATTTAAAGACGGTAAACTCTTGTGGGCGCTGCAAAGGTTCGAGATTGAAGGTCATACCGCTTCAGATGTTGCAGGAAAGCTAACAGCGGCTTACGAAGCTTATTGTTCGAAGGAAACCGTGACCACATAA